A window of Candidatus Margulisiibacteriota bacterium genomic DNA:
TGCCTGATCTAAACTCACCCCTGATATGTAGATTTCACCTATATTGGGGAAATAAATCTTCCCATCAGCTCCGACTAATAAATTATGATCAACAGACAATTCGCCGTCGCCTATTATTATATGAATAGCTAAAAGATCCCCCGGGCCAAGTATATATGCGGCTCCATCAATTGGTAATTCCAACACCATATCCCCAGCAGACTTTGGCCCAGCTTGTTCAATTGCTCCAACAGATTGAATATTTGGCGTATTCAAACTAAACTCCTCAACCGACAATGCAAAGGCAGGAAAAGCAGTACTAGCCAAGCACATTATTAGAATGAATGAAACAATTCTTTCCATAGATTTTAGTATAATACCACATTAAAGATTTTCATTCAATCGTCGCCAATATCTGTATTGTCAGGTTGAAATTAATCGTTATTACTATATAATTACCTGACATGATTAAGCAAAGACTAATAATTGTAGCTTTTCTCTCTATTTTCGCGTTTTACCTACCAGCTTTTGCCGAAGAGATTAATGTCCCTTTCCAAAAAACACCCGGCCAGGACTATCTCGAAAGCCCGGCGATGATGATCGATTCGCTGGAAAATTCGACTTTGAGCTTGAAGTTAAATTGCTCAAGTAACGGGTTAACCCGTCTTTATTGGATCACTTCGTACGATCAGCGGTTTGAGCAGTCAAAAAGCATCTGGTTTTCCTCGAAAAGGGGCGTTCATACCTATTATTTTAATATTCCCTCTCAAAACCCCTATTGGATAGGCTGGATCAAGCGGCTAATCATTGCCCCGGAAAGCCCTGGCCAAATTGAAATTCTCGCTTCAACCGTGAGCCGGGGGAATGGGCTGACTTTCCTGGCTTCCGGCTGGCAAGAGTTTTGGGGGCCAAAAGGACGGACTCCTACCGGATTTTCGATCAATGTCACTCACAGCAGTCCTCTGTACGGCAATTCGATCAATGTCTATTTTTATTGGCTTGTCGGGCTGGCTTTTATTTTTTCTCTTATCTTTAACCTGTTTATGGGAAGACCCAAAAGCTTTGAAGAGTTCTTCTCCCCTTTTAATTCCGCCGTAAAAACCGCTTTCGCGGCTATTGTCGCTTCCTGGCTTCTGCTCGCGCTGAACGCCGATCTTAATTATTTCTCGCTTTTTAAGGTCAATTACCAAAAATATTTCGGCAAAACGATCGAGCAAAAGCACGCCGAAGCGTACGGAGAAGATTATTACGAATTCCTTAAATTTGCCGCTAAGACCCTCCCCAAAAAACCGGTCAATTTTCTGATCTATTCTTCAATCAATTCTCCGGACCTCGCTGGCCGGCTTTTTTTGGTTCCCCATGTTCTTGCCGGCGACGTAAATAAAAAACCGGATTACATTCTGGCTTTTTATCCGAATTCTGACCAGACCAAACAGCTCCAAAGTTTGCCGGTCTTTGCCAAGCTTGACAATGGCAAGTATATTGTCAAAGGAAAAAAATAATGATAACTATCAAGCTAATCTTAGCCGTTTCGGTCCCTCTGCTCCTCGGCTATGGGGTGACTTCAGCGCTGATCAGGGAAAAGATCTCGTTTCTGGAAAGAGGCTCACTTGCCTGGGGTATTGGGCTCGGCTTGCTGGGGATCGAAATGTTCGCCATGTCTCTTCTAGGGATTACTTTAAATCTTAGAAATGTATTGATCCCAACGGTCAGCTTGACCGCGCTGCTGATCATTTGCGCGTATTACTTTAAAACCTTATCCTTTGGGCTCGAAACGATCCCATTTTTCTTAAGTAACCTGGTCGGCCAGATAAATAAACGGCACAGCTGGCAATTTTATTTTGAGAAAGTCATTATAATATTGATCGGCCTAACCATTGTTTATGTTTTTTTTGACGCTTTAGTCAAACCGACGATCGAATTTGACGCGATGTGGCGGCAGGGAACGATCGCCAAAATCATCTTTACCACCGGCCAGGTCGCGACCGAACAGGCGAAAGCAGTCGCGGGCCCTCACCCCTATCTTAATCCCTTAGCTCAATCCTGGATTTATATGGGGATTGGCTACTGGGACGACGCGCTGGGAAAAGTAATTTTTCCTCTTTGCTTTTCTTCCATGCTCTTCATCTTTTACTTCCGCCTGCGAGCTCAAACCTCCCGGTTTAAAGCCCTGATATTTACTTACCTGCTCACCTCATTTCCGCTGATAATTCTCCACTCCGGCAACGCCTATTCAGACCTGATGCAGACTTTTTATTATTCAACCGGAGCTATTTATCTACTATCTTGGTTCAAAGAAAATAAGCCGTACTACCTATTCACGTCAGCTTTTCTTTTTGGTATTGGTAATTTCGTAAAGCAATCAGGTATCCCACTCTGGGGGATGTCGGTCATAGTTTTAGCCGTTTTTCTCCTTTTCGAGCGCCCCAAAGAAAGCTGGAGCGGCCTCAAAAGTCTGACTATTGCCGTGTTAATCTCTTCCCCCTGGCTTTTTTCGTCGAATAGTTTTTTATACGGTTTTTTAAGCAGTGTAGCGGCACGGCTCTCCCCTGCCATTCCAACCCCGCTGGTATCCGGTGGTGTTGTTTCTCAACCAATCACACCCGCGCTTGCCGATCTGGCCTATCATCTTGGGCGGAGAATGTTCACTTACGCCGACTGGCAAATTCTCTGGTTCGTTTTTATCGTCGTTTCGGTTTTGGGAGCGAAATTGATCTGGCAAAGTTATTTAAAATACGGCTTTATCTTGATCGTCGCCAATCTGGCCATGATCATTTATGCCTTTTCCAGCCCCGGAACGTATCAATACCTCGTCGATGGAACGCTGGTCAACCGGCTAATGATGTATCAAATCCCGTTTGTCCTATATTTCTGCGCGATATGCATCTGCTCGCCGCGACCGGAAGAAGCAAAAAAAGAAAAGAAAAAAGCTAAATCAAAGAGGCAATAGTTTCCGCGATCTTTTGTTGAAAACTTGTTCGCGTCTCAACCGCGCCGCTTTCTCGTCCAACTTTAGTATTGATCCCTAATATAATTAAATCAGCCAACTTTTGGGCGTCGCCGGGCGGGAAAAGAAGGCCCTCTTTGGCTAGTTCCGCTTGTCCGCCAATATCTGTAGTAATAACGTTCTTTCCCGCGGCAATCGCTTCCAAAATAACTAAGGGACACGCTTCCGGCTCAACGGATGGTAGGACCAAAATATCAGTCATCTTCAATATCGAGGGGATATCGTTTCTCTGTCCAACAAATAATACCCGATCGGTTAGTTTATGTTTACCAACGAAATCCACCAGTTTTCCTCTATATTCAACATCCTTTCTATCTCCAGGAGCAGGCTCACCAACGATCAAATAGGCCAGCTGGCCCTCGTTTTTGATAATATCTGCCGCTTCAATTAATGTTTTGATCCCTTTAAGTGGAGTAATTCGCCCAATGAATGTAATCACCTTTTTTCCTTGCAAATTGTATGTCTTATGTAAATCAGAAACAGCTACCTGATCATATTCTCGTGGATCAATCCCATTG
This region includes:
- a CDS encoding glycosyltransferase — protein: MKNILFLEQFSFLGGGQKVLLKLIKGLDYRSWVIIPGEGDFSRALTGIGAQPIVAPIGQYSTGRKSLIDFVKYLFLSIIMVFFSIYIIKKNQINIVYANAPRTFLWGALAAKICGIPVIWHLHSNLKGVELRLSRFLAKHWVDKLIAVSNFTSNVFNNGDPILLAKTSVVYNGIDPREYDQVAVSDLHKTYNLQGKKVITFIGRITPLKGIKTLIEAADIIKNEGQLAYLIVGEPAPGDRKDVEYRGKLVDFVGKHKLTDRVLFVGQRNDIPSILKMTDILVLPSVEPEACPLVILEAIAAGKNVITTDIGGQAELAKEGLLFPPGDAQKLADLIILGINTKVGRESGAVETRTSFQQKIAETIASLI